One Malus domestica chromosome 11, GDT2T_hap1 genomic region harbors:
- the LOC103430111 gene encoding TORTIFOLIA1-like protein 1 isoform X1 produces MSFAGPRISKPAKPPNPSPTTPPQPQQPPNSSSKSSASSASSSLSTHLAMVELKQRILTSLSKLSDRDTYQIAVEDLEKIIQTLPPEGLPMLLNCLYDASADPKPAVKKESLRLLALVSASHPDFTSTHLTKIIAHIVKRLKDADSGVRDACRDAIGALSAQYLKAESVSDNGSVVGLFTKPLFEAMAEQNKGVQSGAALCMAKIVDCALDPPVSSFQRLFPRICKLLNNPNFLAKASLLPVVSSLSQVGAIAPQSLDNLLQSIHECLGSTDWATRKAAADVLVALALHSSNLITDRTASTLTVLESCRFDKIKPVRDSMTEALQFWKKIAGKGEDEAPNDKKVSSHENSESAELSEKNEPKNSKPSEKTDQGAKGSSNGSSPTSDSVSKSKASGDKAGVALKKKLPILTDKELNPEFFQKLEKRVSDDLPVEVVVPRRHVNSSNSNNEVEPEANDTNSKETQNRIANSQFNDIHGSFSSKYRNTERGIAGLYTKQRDHDDLARDKWPEERANGKDSRTRAVDIDDRIDINQRESSSSRAGFSKPDGQPEGSFVNNKGNWLAIQRQLLQLERQQGHLMSMLQDFMGGSHDSMITLENRVRGLERVVEDLARDLSISSGRRGGNFSMGYEGSSNRPLGKYNGFPDYTGNKFGRGGDGRIPYGERFAQNDGHVSGMRGRGPTWKSDMSEVWDFPTYGGSRGGHIGSRKAVGGGPGDGRSPKSENGSDQGNSRRAWDKGAGPVRFGEGPSARSVWQASKDEATLEAIRVAGEDNGTSRSGRVAIPELTAEAMEDDNVGQERNPIWNSWTNAMDALQVGDLDTAFLEVLSTGDDILLVKLMDRSGPVIDQLSNETATEVLHAVGQFLPEPNLFDICLAWIQQLVEIVLENGSDVFGLPTDVKKELVLNLHEASVTLNLPEDWEGATPDQLLVQLASSWGINPQQHDK; encoded by the exons ATGAGTTTTGCCGGACCCAGAATTTCCAAACCGGCTAAGCCCCCAAACCCATCACCCACAACGCCGCCGCAGCCGCAGCAACCACCAAACTCCTCTTCAAAGTCCTCTGCTTCTTCCGCTTCTTCTTCCCTCTCGACCCACCTGGCCATGGTGGAGCTCAAGCAGAGAATCCTCACCTCCCTCTCCAAACTCTCCGACCGAGACACGTACCAAATTGCCGTTGAAGATCTCGAGAAAATCATCCAAACCCTCCCGCCGGAGGGCCTCCCTATGCTCCTCAACTGCCTCTACGACGCCTCCGCCGATCCGAAACCCGCCGTCAAGAAAGAGTCTTTGCGCCTGCTCGCATTGGTCTCTGCTTCCCACCCCGATTTCACCTCCACCCATTTGACCAAAATCATTGCCCACATCGTCAAGAGGCTCAAGGATGCCGATTCCGGCGTCCGGGACGCGTGCCGCGACGCCATTGGCGCGCTGTCGGCGCAGTACTTGAAGGCAGAGAGTGTGAGCGACAATGGGTCGGTTGTGGGTTTGTTTACGAAGCCTTTGTTTGAGGCTATGGCCGAGCAGAACAAAGGGGTGCAATCTGGTGCGGCACTGTGTATGGCTAAGATTGTAGACTGCGCTTTAGACCCGCCTGTTTCGTCTTTTCAAAGGCTGTTTCCAAGGATCTGCAAGTTGCTTAACAATCCTAACTTCTTGGCTAAGGCATCGCTCTTGCCGGTTGTTTCGAGCCTGTCTCAG GTTGGAGCGATTGCGCCCCAAAGCTTGGATAATCTACTGCAAAGTATTCATGAATGCCTTGGGAGCACAGATTGGGCAACACGTAAAGCAGCAGCTGATGTGCTGGTTGCATTAGCATTGCATTCGAGCAACTTGATTACAGATAGAACCGCTTCCACCCTGACTGTCCTCGAGTCTTGCCGTTTTGACAAG ATTAAACCTGTCAGAGATAGCATGACAGAGGCATTGCAGTTCTGGAAAAAGATAGCTGGGAAAGGAGAagatgaagctccaaatgacaAGAAAGTCTCGTCTCATG AAAATTCTGAATCAGCTGAGTTGTCAGAGAAGAATGAGCCaaaaaattcaaagcctagtgagaAAACAGATCAAGGAGCAAAGGGTTCATCTAATGGTTCATCTCCTACTTCAGATTCTGTTTCTAAATCCAAAGCCAGTGGAGATAAAGcgggtgtagctttgaagaagaaacTGCCCATCTTAACTGACAAAGAGCTAAACCCAGAATTCTTCCAGAAACTTGAAAAGAGGGTTTCTGATGATTTGCCCGTTGAGGTAGTTGTTCCTCGTAGACATGTCAATTCTTCAAACTCAAATAATGAGGTAGAACCAGAGGCAAATGATACAAATTCCAAAGAAACTCAAAACCGGATTGCAAACAGCCAATTTAATGATATTCATGGATCTTTCAGTAGTAAATACCGTAACACAGAGAGAGGAATAGCTGGTCTGTATACTAAACAACGAGATCATGATGACCTTGCGAGGGATAAATGGCCAGAAGAAAGGGCGAATGGAAAAGACTCCAGAACGAGAGCAGTTGATATTGATGACAGGATTGATATAAATCAAAGGGAGTCGTCCAGTAGTCGTGCAGGTTTCTCTAAACCCGATGGTCAACCTGAAGGATCCTTTGTCAATAACAAAGGAAATTGGTTGGCTATCCAAAGGCAATTGTTGCAGCTGGAGAGACAACAAGGTCATCTTATGAGCATGTTGCAGGATTTCATGGGCGGGTCTCATGACAGCATGATAACTTTGGAGAACAGAGTAAGGGGTCTTGAGAGAGTTGTTGAAGACTTGGCACGAGATTTATCAATATCATCAGGTAGAAGAGGCGGTAATTTTTCGATGGGGTATGAGGGGTCTTCTAATAGGCCTTTAGGCAAGTATAACGGCTTTCCTGATTACACTGGTAACAAGTTTGGAAGAGGTGGAGATGGACGAATTCCATATGGCGAACGATTTGCCCAAAATGATGGACATGTTTCCGGCATGAGGGGACGGGGCCCTACTTGGAAATCTGACATGTCTGAGGTGTGGGATTTTCCAACATATGGTGGTTCCAGAGGTGGACATATTGGTTCGAGGAAGGCTGTAGGAGGTGGTCCTGGGGATGGTAGGTCGCCCAAATCAGAGAATGGGAGTGATCAAGGTAACAGCAGGCGAGCATGGGATAAAGGGGCTGGACCTGTTAGGTTTGGTGAGGGGCCTTCCGCAAGAAGTGTTTGGCAAGCTTCCAAAGATGAAGCTACCTTGGAAGCAATTCGTGTGGCTGGAGAGGACAATGGAACATCTAGATCTGGAAGAGTAGCTATACCTGAATTGACTGCAGAGGCTATGGAAGATGATAATGTGGGCCAGGAGCGGAATCCAATCTGGAATTCTTGGACTAATGCAATGGATGCTCTTCAAGTGGGTGATCTGGATACGGCCTTTTTGGAAGTGTTGTCTACAGGAGATGATATCTTGCTTGTAAAGTTGATGGACAGATCAGGTCCTGTGATTGACCAACTTTCAAATGAGACAGCAACCGAGGTCTTGCATGCTGTTGGGCAATTCTTACCAGAGCCAAACTTGTTTGACATCTGTTTGGCTTGGATTCAGCAG TTGGTTGAAATAGTGCTCGAAAATGGATCTGATGTTTTCGGTCTTCCCACTGACGTAAAGAAAGAACTCGTTTTGAATCTGCATGAAGCTTCTGTAACACTGAATCTGCCCGAGGACTGGGAAGGTGCAACACCGGATCAACTTTTGGTGCAGTTGGCATCATCCTGGGGAATCAATCCTCAGCAGCATGACAAATAG
- the LOC103430111 gene encoding TORTIFOLIA1-like protein 1 isoform X2: MSFAGPRISKPAKPPNPSPTTPPQPQQPPNSSSKSSASSASSSLSTHLAMVELKQRILTSLSKLSDRDTYQIAVEDLEKIIQTLPPEGLPMLLNCLYDASADPKPAVKKESLRLLALVSASHPDFTSTHLTKIIAHIVKRLKDADSGVRDACRDAIGALSAQYLKAESVSDNGSVVGLFTKPLFEAMAEQNKGVQSGAALCMAKIVDCALDPPVSSFQRLFPRICKLLNNPNFLAKASLLPVVSSLSQVGAIAPQSLDNLLQSIHECLGSTDWATRKAAADVLVALALHSSNLITDRTASTLTVLESCRFDKIKPVRDSMTEALQFWKKIAGKGEDEAPNDKKVSSHAELSEKNEPKNSKPSEKTDQGAKGSSNGSSPTSDSVSKSKASGDKAGVALKKKLPILTDKELNPEFFQKLEKRVSDDLPVEVVVPRRHVNSSNSNNEVEPEANDTNSKETQNRIANSQFNDIHGSFSSKYRNTERGIAGLYTKQRDHDDLARDKWPEERANGKDSRTRAVDIDDRIDINQRESSSSRAGFSKPDGQPEGSFVNNKGNWLAIQRQLLQLERQQGHLMSMLQDFMGGSHDSMITLENRVRGLERVVEDLARDLSISSGRRGGNFSMGYEGSSNRPLGKYNGFPDYTGNKFGRGGDGRIPYGERFAQNDGHVSGMRGRGPTWKSDMSEVWDFPTYGGSRGGHIGSRKAVGGGPGDGRSPKSENGSDQGNSRRAWDKGAGPVRFGEGPSARSVWQASKDEATLEAIRVAGEDNGTSRSGRVAIPELTAEAMEDDNVGQERNPIWNSWTNAMDALQVGDLDTAFLEVLSTGDDILLVKLMDRSGPVIDQLSNETATEVLHAVGQFLPEPNLFDICLAWIQQLVEIVLENGSDVFGLPTDVKKELVLNLHEASVTLNLPEDWEGATPDQLLVQLASSWGINPQQHDK; encoded by the exons ATGAGTTTTGCCGGACCCAGAATTTCCAAACCGGCTAAGCCCCCAAACCCATCACCCACAACGCCGCCGCAGCCGCAGCAACCACCAAACTCCTCTTCAAAGTCCTCTGCTTCTTCCGCTTCTTCTTCCCTCTCGACCCACCTGGCCATGGTGGAGCTCAAGCAGAGAATCCTCACCTCCCTCTCCAAACTCTCCGACCGAGACACGTACCAAATTGCCGTTGAAGATCTCGAGAAAATCATCCAAACCCTCCCGCCGGAGGGCCTCCCTATGCTCCTCAACTGCCTCTACGACGCCTCCGCCGATCCGAAACCCGCCGTCAAGAAAGAGTCTTTGCGCCTGCTCGCATTGGTCTCTGCTTCCCACCCCGATTTCACCTCCACCCATTTGACCAAAATCATTGCCCACATCGTCAAGAGGCTCAAGGATGCCGATTCCGGCGTCCGGGACGCGTGCCGCGACGCCATTGGCGCGCTGTCGGCGCAGTACTTGAAGGCAGAGAGTGTGAGCGACAATGGGTCGGTTGTGGGTTTGTTTACGAAGCCTTTGTTTGAGGCTATGGCCGAGCAGAACAAAGGGGTGCAATCTGGTGCGGCACTGTGTATGGCTAAGATTGTAGACTGCGCTTTAGACCCGCCTGTTTCGTCTTTTCAAAGGCTGTTTCCAAGGATCTGCAAGTTGCTTAACAATCCTAACTTCTTGGCTAAGGCATCGCTCTTGCCGGTTGTTTCGAGCCTGTCTCAG GTTGGAGCGATTGCGCCCCAAAGCTTGGATAATCTACTGCAAAGTATTCATGAATGCCTTGGGAGCACAGATTGGGCAACACGTAAAGCAGCAGCTGATGTGCTGGTTGCATTAGCATTGCATTCGAGCAACTTGATTACAGATAGAACCGCTTCCACCCTGACTGTCCTCGAGTCTTGCCGTTTTGACAAG ATTAAACCTGTCAGAGATAGCATGACAGAGGCATTGCAGTTCTGGAAAAAGATAGCTGGGAAAGGAGAagatgaagctccaaatgacaAGAAAGTCTCGTCTCATG CTGAGTTGTCAGAGAAGAATGAGCCaaaaaattcaaagcctagtgagaAAACAGATCAAGGAGCAAAGGGTTCATCTAATGGTTCATCTCCTACTTCAGATTCTGTTTCTAAATCCAAAGCCAGTGGAGATAAAGcgggtgtagctttgaagaagaaacTGCCCATCTTAACTGACAAAGAGCTAAACCCAGAATTCTTCCAGAAACTTGAAAAGAGGGTTTCTGATGATTTGCCCGTTGAGGTAGTTGTTCCTCGTAGACATGTCAATTCTTCAAACTCAAATAATGAGGTAGAACCAGAGGCAAATGATACAAATTCCAAAGAAACTCAAAACCGGATTGCAAACAGCCAATTTAATGATATTCATGGATCTTTCAGTAGTAAATACCGTAACACAGAGAGAGGAATAGCTGGTCTGTATACTAAACAACGAGATCATGATGACCTTGCGAGGGATAAATGGCCAGAAGAAAGGGCGAATGGAAAAGACTCCAGAACGAGAGCAGTTGATATTGATGACAGGATTGATATAAATCAAAGGGAGTCGTCCAGTAGTCGTGCAGGTTTCTCTAAACCCGATGGTCAACCTGAAGGATCCTTTGTCAATAACAAAGGAAATTGGTTGGCTATCCAAAGGCAATTGTTGCAGCTGGAGAGACAACAAGGTCATCTTATGAGCATGTTGCAGGATTTCATGGGCGGGTCTCATGACAGCATGATAACTTTGGAGAACAGAGTAAGGGGTCTTGAGAGAGTTGTTGAAGACTTGGCACGAGATTTATCAATATCATCAGGTAGAAGAGGCGGTAATTTTTCGATGGGGTATGAGGGGTCTTCTAATAGGCCTTTAGGCAAGTATAACGGCTTTCCTGATTACACTGGTAACAAGTTTGGAAGAGGTGGAGATGGACGAATTCCATATGGCGAACGATTTGCCCAAAATGATGGACATGTTTCCGGCATGAGGGGACGGGGCCCTACTTGGAAATCTGACATGTCTGAGGTGTGGGATTTTCCAACATATGGTGGTTCCAGAGGTGGACATATTGGTTCGAGGAAGGCTGTAGGAGGTGGTCCTGGGGATGGTAGGTCGCCCAAATCAGAGAATGGGAGTGATCAAGGTAACAGCAGGCGAGCATGGGATAAAGGGGCTGGACCTGTTAGGTTTGGTGAGGGGCCTTCCGCAAGAAGTGTTTGGCAAGCTTCCAAAGATGAAGCTACCTTGGAAGCAATTCGTGTGGCTGGAGAGGACAATGGAACATCTAGATCTGGAAGAGTAGCTATACCTGAATTGACTGCAGAGGCTATGGAAGATGATAATGTGGGCCAGGAGCGGAATCCAATCTGGAATTCTTGGACTAATGCAATGGATGCTCTTCAAGTGGGTGATCTGGATACGGCCTTTTTGGAAGTGTTGTCTACAGGAGATGATATCTTGCTTGTAAAGTTGATGGACAGATCAGGTCCTGTGATTGACCAACTTTCAAATGAGACAGCAACCGAGGTCTTGCATGCTGTTGGGCAATTCTTACCAGAGCCAAACTTGTTTGACATCTGTTTGGCTTGGATTCAGCAG TTGGTTGAAATAGTGCTCGAAAATGGATCTGATGTTTTCGGTCTTCCCACTGACGTAAAGAAAGAACTCGTTTTGAATCTGCATGAAGCTTCTGTAACACTGAATCTGCCCGAGGACTGGGAAGGTGCAACACCGGATCAACTTTTGGTGCAGTTGGCATCATCCTGGGGAATCAATCCTCAGCAGCATGACAAATAG